Proteins encoded within one genomic window of Deltaproteobacteria bacterium:
- a CDS encoding energy transducer TonB, translating into MSDFFTATDAPPLPTDGVFAARYHTEPTAIVGAAGWLLRARDNEVDLDVAFKLIAPELICDDDDRARLFETVQACRAIHHTNLVRMYELRFDRNGVFYTMPFLDGLSLREIIDARAVKGLSFTVAEILPLFGQLVLALNALAPFGPHGSIRPNSATITSEVLKLTGAPHFAGLPRDRLIIRIRRLGMLHYVAPEARDPEAPITFSADVYSLSAILCEMLTGIVNENGEMVAAAAHQRLPDKLASIVTRGLADSPDDRFNNTDDLLSALAETVDHAPSSPLALPNPERVNNASVIARPNFRPTQRIISNQESNNEAPSIKIPRQKHKWLIWILVAVVSALAAAGVTFFWLLRQNQSQVPRNDSELGQLSNNNSNNLANNDKTALQNKTKPNSEHIDFSKESTKIDISSELEKENTQTDELNEASSNSDKDGINEKAPNTIITTTLKTSQPQHNRKKNELNSTNITPPVFISGPEIKYTNAAMRHQIYGDMKVACTIGRKGEVRNCRVIRSLPYMAKSVIRSLEARKYKPATRNGVPIELEYTFNIRVEKSP; encoded by the coding sequence GTGTCTGATTTTTTCACTGCAACGGACGCTCCTCCGTTGCCAACCGATGGTGTATTTGCAGCTCGCTATCATACCGAGCCTACCGCTATCGTTGGCGCTGCTGGTTGGCTTTTACGAGCTCGTGACAACGAAGTAGATCTTGACGTTGCCTTCAAACTTATTGCCCCAGAGCTTATATGTGACGATGACGACCGTGCGCGATTATTTGAAACTGTACAAGCATGCCGGGCCATTCATCATACTAATCTCGTTCGCATGTATGAACTGCGCTTTGATCGTAACGGCGTTTTTTATACTATGCCCTTTCTTGATGGTTTATCACTTCGTGAAATTATTGATGCTCGAGCTGTTAAAGGCTTAAGTTTTACTGTTGCAGAAATCTTACCGCTCTTTGGTCAATTGGTTTTAGCACTAAACGCACTTGCCCCTTTTGGCCCCCACGGTTCTATACGTCCTAATAGTGCAACTATTACCAGCGAAGTGCTCAAACTTACTGGCGCACCTCATTTTGCTGGTTTGCCCCGTGATCGTCTGATCATTCGTATTCGTCGTTTAGGTATGTTGCATTATGTTGCACCAGAGGCACGTGACCCTGAAGCACCGATTACATTTAGTGCTGATGTATACTCACTAAGCGCCATTCTCTGTGAAATGCTAACGGGTATTGTGAATGAGAATGGTGAGATGGTTGCAGCAGCAGCGCATCAACGATTGCCTGATAAACTCGCTAGTATCGTGACTCGAGGTCTTGCCGATTCTCCAGATGACCGTTTTAATAACACTGATGACTTATTGTCAGCTCTAGCTGAAACAGTCGATCATGCACCATCTTCTCCATTAGCCCTGCCTAACCCTGAACGTGTAAACAATGCTTCTGTCATAGCAAGGCCAAACTTTCGCCCAACTCAACGTATTATATCTAACCAAGAGAGCAATAATGAAGCTCCTTCTATTAAGATTCCAAGACAAAAACATAAATGGTTAATATGGATTCTTGTTGCGGTAGTTTCGGCTTTAGCTGCAGCAGGAGTTACGTTTTTTTGGCTACTTCGGCAAAATCAATCCCAAGTACCTCGAAATGATTCTGAGCTTGGTCAACTTAGCAATAATAATTCAAATAATTTAGCTAATAATGATAAAACAGCATTGCAAAATAAAACCAAACCAAACTCAGAACATATAGATTTTTCAAAAGAATCTACCAAAATTGATATTTCGTCTGAACTTGAAAAAGAAAATACTCAAACTGATGAATTAAATGAAGCTTCTTCTAATTCTGATAAAGACGGGATAAATGAAAAGGCACCAAACACCATAATTACAACGACTCTTAAAACCTCACAGCCGCAGCACAACCGTAAAAAAAATGAATTAAATTCAACAAATATAACACCGCCGGTATTCATATCAGGCCCAGAAATAAAATATACTAACGCGGCTATGCGTCACCAAATATATGGTGATATGAAAGTTGCTTGTACTATTGGTCGTAAAGGTGAGGTACGAAACTGTCGTGTTATCCGTTCGCTTCCATATATGGCAAAATCTGTCATTCGCTCACTTGAGGCGCGTAAATACAAACCTGCAACACGCAATGGTGTACCTATCGAACTTGAATATACTTTTAATATCAGGGTTGAAAAGTCGCCTTAG
- a CDS encoding serine/threonine protein kinase: MLARFGDYLLFDRLNQGGMAEIYLAKSFGYRGANQILVLKCIRTDHSTDPAFVSMFIEEAKLSALLSHQNIVRTYELGRVGERHFIAMEYLPGRDLRSVLDRIRIQGKVFPEELALHIIAQTCEGLDYAHRKVNHDGEPLNIIHRDVSPPNVLIGFDGQVKLIDFGVAKISARNEQSRVFKGKYAYMSPEQTRGRIVDARSDVFSAGVVLFELLTSRRLFTGRTELSVIDKVRHAEIYPPKLLNPDISEEAEAVFLQATSLDPDDRFQSAGEMRDAIIGILLSRKMTASSRQLASLMRDIFVEELNIEETRLGELRSMEMPAIVANLEEITVATPSNSDNDIETQIKEKTDITKRLATQPLVNSQTRLIDHIIMVGLVAVILGLVILLIVLAH, from the coding sequence ATGCTTGCGCGTTTTGGTGATTACTTACTTTTCGATCGTCTCAATCAAGGAGGTATGGCAGAGATTTATTTAGCAAAATCGTTTGGTTATCGTGGTGCTAATCAAATTCTCGTTCTTAAATGTATTCGCACTGATCATAGCACTGATCCTGCATTTGTTTCGATGTTTATCGAAGAAGCCAAACTTTCGGCGTTATTAAGTCATCAAAATATTGTCCGCACTTATGAGCTTGGGCGTGTGGGGGAGAGGCATTTTATTGCAATGGAGTACCTTCCCGGGCGTGATTTACGTTCGGTGCTTGATCGCATACGTATCCAGGGAAAGGTTTTTCCAGAAGAATTGGCCCTACATATTATTGCACAAACCTGTGAAGGGCTTGATTACGCTCATCGAAAAGTTAATCACGATGGTGAACCGTTAAATATTATTCATAGAGATGTGAGCCCTCCGAATGTTCTAATTGGTTTTGATGGGCAAGTTAAGCTTATTGACTTTGGTGTCGCCAAGATTTCAGCACGTAATGAACAATCGCGCGTATTTAAAGGTAAATATGCTTATATGTCCCCAGAACAAACTCGAGGAAGAATAGTCGATGCTCGTAGCGATGTTTTTTCTGCGGGAGTGGTTTTATTTGAATTATTAACTAGCAGAAGGTTATTTACCGGTCGAACAGAACTTTCAGTTATAGATAAAGTCAGGCATGCTGAGATTTACCCACCTAAATTGTTAAATCCCGATATTAGTGAAGAAGCAGAGGCTGTATTTTTACAAGCTACCAGTTTAGATCCAGATGATCGTTTTCAATCGGCTGGTGAGATGCGTGATGCCATTATTGGTATTCTTTTAAGTCGCAAAATGACAGCCTCATCTCGTCAATTAGCATCGCTGATGCGAGATATATTTGTTGAAGAGTTAAATATTGAAGAAACGCGACTTGGTGAATTACGTAGTATGGAAATGCCGGCTATTGTAGCTAATCTAGAAGAAATTACCGTTGCAACACCAAGCAATTCAGACAACGATATCGAGACTCAAATAAAAGAAAAGACGGATATTACTAAGAGGTTAGCAACACAACCATTAGTAAATTCTCAAACACGGTTGATTGATCATATTATCATGGTGGGATTAGTAGCTGTGATTTTAGGATTGGTAATTTTGCTAATAGTGTTGGCACATTAA
- a CDS encoding PEGA domain-containing protein encodes MISIKRGFAIFIFLALATVKSQHAVTRECFSIANSKIYITTTPKSSKLILAETAKTFPEKVEPKKKLSIAVLELSGLGISDITKNLEQYLRNSLATIEGIIIISQIDIQMAMQDPRNRTIAQCGGRLDCAFKIGKLVSADVVILGSISGLGNSYSINLRALDVANKKEISRYQASVSGRNQLIPEIRLAAYKLVAPDKIKGWLIIDIKTKGMTIEIDGVLIGTTPFTDPIDSLSPGKHKVIIRRSGYAPHAQEIIIRPFESTKLTLTVQTK; translated from the coding sequence GTGATTTCAATTAAACGCGGCTTTGCTATTTTTATTTTTTTGGCGCTCGCTACAGTAAAAAGCCAGCACGCAGTCACCAGAGAATGCTTTAGTATTGCAAATAGCAAAATTTATATAACAACAACACCAAAGTCTTCAAAGTTGATATTAGCTGAAACTGCGAAAACTTTTCCAGAAAAGGTTGAACCCAAGAAAAAACTTAGTATAGCTGTGCTGGAATTATCTGGATTAGGAATTAGCGATATTACAAAAAATCTTGAACAGTATTTGCGCAATAGCCTTGCAACTATTGAGGGCATTATTATTATCTCGCAAATTGATATACAAATGGCGATGCAAGATCCTAGAAACCGTACAATAGCTCAATGTGGTGGCAGGTTAGATTGTGCTTTTAAGATTGGTAAATTAGTATCTGCGGATGTGGTAATTCTTGGTTCTATAAGTGGTCTTGGCAATTCTTATAGTATCAACCTTCGCGCTCTTGATGTTGCAAATAAAAAAGAAATATCTCGCTATCAAGCAAGTGTTTCTGGGCGTAATCAATTGATTCCTGAAATTCGACTTGCTGCATATAAATTAGTCGCACCAGATAAAATTAAAGGTTGGCTAATCATTGATATTAAGACGAAAGGAATGACAATTGAAATAGATGGAGTGTTAATCGGTACTACTCCTTTTACAGATCCGATAGATAGTTTATCACCAGGTAAACACAAAGTAATTATTAGGCGTTCAGGTTATGCGCCTCATGCACAAGAAATAATTATACGTCCTTTTGAATCAACCAAACTGACCTTAACAGTTCAAACCAAGTAG
- the ptsP gene encoding phosphoenolpyruvate--protein phosphotransferase produces the protein MNNQPRVFHGIGASPGVAIGRIFLLDRRQVRAPRYHIQPDQVDYEISRLDRAVAKSVEQLESIRSRFIGGGVDHHAILEAHEMMLKDRAMFEEATGLIRNELINAEWAVSRVLARLRSLFERVTDAYFRERRDDIDFVGERLLRNLAGQTVDITDVGHFDDGTIVVAHDLSPVDTALLSRNRITAFVTEVGGKTSHTSIIARALEVPAVVGVHGILEATGSGDLLLVDGVEGIVVLKPSRTQLEEGRERSEQYRVKNLDLLEAKSLAANTTDGHQIHVAGNIELPSEVATLLARGGEAVGLYRTEFLFLGRTDPPGEEDHYRTYALIFDEMGDRQVTIRTLDLGGEKIFNPRGHEPEPNPALGLRAIRYCFEHPDLFEAQIAGLLRASTRGNLRILLPMISGVGELRMAKEIIQGVEKRLEKEGKEFKRNVPLGVMIEVPSAVLLCEHIAKECDFFAIGTNDLMQYLLAVDRTNERVDYLYHPLNPALLRMLDMITKVTKQTGIEVSVCGEMAGDANLAPVLLGLGFKHLSCSPASIPKVKRVIREQSLKDCEALVQKALLCATHQDVDDLVNDFFHQQGK, from the coding sequence ATGAATAATCAACCCCGGGTATTTCATGGTATAGGAGCTTCCCCGGGTGTCGCCATAGGACGCATCTTTCTTCTTGATCGACGCCAAGTACGCGCGCCACGCTACCATATCCAGCCCGATCAAGTTGACTACGAAATATCTCGATTAGATCGCGCTGTTGCAAAATCTGTTGAACAGCTTGAATCTATACGTTCTCGTTTTATCGGCGGTGGTGTTGATCATCATGCTATTTTAGAAGCACACGAAATGATGCTCAAAGACCGCGCGATGTTTGAAGAAGCCACTGGTCTAATACGCAATGAACTAATAAATGCTGAATGGGCAGTAAGTCGCGTTTTAGCTCGCCTGCGTAGTCTTTTTGAGCGCGTTACTGACGCATATTTTCGTGAACGCCGTGATGATATTGACTTTGTCGGCGAACGACTTCTACGAAATCTCGCTGGTCAAACAGTAGATATTACCGATGTCGGTCATTTCGATGATGGTACCATTGTTGTCGCTCATGACTTATCACCAGTTGATACTGCATTATTATCACGTAATCGTATTACTGCTTTTGTCACCGAAGTAGGCGGAAAAACCTCTCATACTTCAATTATCGCACGTGCTCTTGAAGTACCGGCGGTTGTAGGTGTTCATGGAATTCTTGAAGCAACAGGCAGCGGCGATTTATTGCTGGTTGATGGTGTTGAAGGTATCGTTGTCCTAAAGCCGTCACGCACCCAGCTTGAAGAAGGTCGTGAACGTTCAGAACAGTACCGAGTTAAAAACCTTGATCTGCTTGAAGCAAAATCACTTGCCGCAAATACCACCGATGGACATCAAATCCATGTTGCTGGCAATATTGAACTACCTAGCGAAGTAGCTACCTTGCTAGCCCGTGGTGGCGAAGCTGTTGGTTTATATCGTACTGAATTTCTCTTTCTGGGACGTACCGATCCTCCAGGAGAAGAAGATCACTATCGTACCTACGCTCTCATTTTCGATGAAATGGGAGATCGCCAAGTTACTATTCGTACTCTCGATCTTGGTGGAGAAAAGATTTTCAACCCCCGTGGTCATGAACCTGAACCCAATCCGGCGCTTGGTTTGCGTGCGATTCGTTATTGTTTTGAGCACCCCGATCTTTTCGAAGCTCAAATTGCAGGGCTGTTGCGCGCATCTACACGAGGCAATTTGCGTATTCTGCTACCGATGATTTCTGGCGTAGGCGAATTACGTATGGCTAAAGAAATTATTCAAGGCGTAGAAAAACGTCTTGAAAAAGAAGGTAAAGAATTTAAACGTAATGTTCCGCTTGGGGTGATGATTGAAGTACCAAGCGCGGTATTATTATGTGAGCATATTGCTAAAGAATGTGATTTCTTTGCTATAGGTACCAATGACCTTATGCAGTACTTGCTTGCAGTTGATCGTACCAATGAACGTGTCGATTATTTGTATCATCCTCTAAATCCAGCATTATTGCGAATGCTAGATATGATCACCAAAGTGACAAAACAAACCGGTATTGAAGTTTCAGTATGTGGTGAAATGGCTGGTGATGCTAATCTTGCCCCGGTTCTTTTAGGGTTAGGCTTTAAACATTTATCTTGTAGTCCCGCATCAATTCCCAAAGTTAAACGCGTAATTCGTGAGCAATCATTGAAAGATTGCGAAGCATTGGTACAAAAAGCGTTGCTTTGCGCAACACATCAAGATGTTGACGACCTAGTTAATGATTTTTTTCATCAGCAAGGCAAGTAG
- a CDS encoding HPr family phosphocarrier protein, with protein MCRTVLISNDLGIHLRAAGALVQLAGRFRADIWIERNGIKMNCKSIMSVLSLAASKGSEVTISANGEDAEKAVTALCELIEHGFEKGK; from the coding sequence CTGTGCCGTACCGTGCTAATTAGTAACGACCTTGGTATTCACCTGCGCGCTGCTGGTGCGCTGGTGCAGCTTGCTGGACGCTTCCGCGCTGATATATGGATTGAGCGCAATGGCATAAAAATGAACTGTAAAAGTATAATGAGTGTGTTATCGCTAGCTGCAAGCAAAGGAAGTGAAGTTACAATTAGTGCAAATGGTGAAGATGCCGAGAAGGCCGTTACCGCTCTTTGTGAATTAATCGAGCATGGATTCGAGAAGGGCAAATGA
- a CDS encoding PTS sugar transporter subunit IIA, with the protein MIGVIVAAHGKLAEALIEAALLVVPDADPVQAVSINKNDDSNAIESRLRQAISELTSYQAVLILTDMFGGSPSNIGLTLHQPGKVEVLTGANLPMLIRALQQCHRDIALDEAAREVKDYGARAIAIASEVLGLSANEEKST; encoded by the coding sequence GTGATTGGTGTAATTGTTGCAGCACATGGAAAATTAGCTGAAGCCTTAATCGAGGCAGCTTTATTAGTCGTGCCTGATGCTGATCCAGTACAAGCTGTGAGTATTAATAAAAACGACGATTCAAACGCTATTGAATCACGTTTACGGCAGGCAATTTCAGAGTTAACCAGCTATCAGGCAGTGCTAATCCTTACCGATATGTTTGGCGGATCGCCTTCAAATATTGGTTTAACTCTACATCAACCTGGAAAAGTTGAAGTACTTACTGGTGCCAACCTACCAATGTTGATTCGAGCCTTACAACAATGCCACCGTGATATTGCGCTTGACGAAGCAGCACGTGAAGTAAAAGATTATGGCGCTCGTGCCATTGCTATTGCAAGTGAAGTTTTAGGTTTATCTGCAAATGAGGAGAAAAGCACGTGA
- the rapZ gene encoding RNase adapter RapZ, which yields MKLSALLVTGQSGSGKTTAVRALEDHGYFCVDNMPLALVEQLITLLKSESGVNRLAFVIDIRERNSIQNVPQVVTRLRQNGTALRVFYLDAKEEAIMRRYSETRRRHPLDDGCGLGVAIEREREILKPLSELADNTLDTSLMSPHALRNRIIEQFTDFNASDRLTISLLSFGFKHGLPAEADIVLDVRFLPNPYFEPTLRERTGLDNEVARYALSSKEAEDFLNRTVNYLSFLIPQYQREGKRYLTVAIGCTGGRHRSVASVCELKQRLKTVMPINCRHRDI from the coding sequence ATGAAGCTTTCAGCACTGCTAGTTACTGGTCAATCAGGCTCAGGCAAAACGACCGCAGTGCGTGCTCTTGAAGATCATGGGTATTTTTGCGTTGATAATATGCCATTGGCGCTTGTCGAGCAGTTAATAACATTGCTTAAATCTGAAAGCGGGGTTAACCGCTTAGCATTTGTTATTGATATACGTGAGCGAAATTCAATTCAAAATGTTCCGCAAGTGGTTACTAGATTACGTCAAAACGGTACTGCTTTACGCGTTTTTTATCTCGACGCCAAAGAAGAAGCTATTATGCGTCGATACTCTGAAACCAGAAGAAGGCATCCTTTAGATGATGGTTGCGGTCTAGGTGTCGCTATTGAACGTGAACGAGAAATTTTAAAACCCCTAAGTGAGCTTGCCGATAATACTCTTGATACTTCACTTATGTCTCCGCACGCATTGCGTAACCGTATTATTGAACAGTTTACCGATTTCAATGCCAGTGATCGCTTAACAATTTCTCTTTTATCTTTTGGATTTAAACACGGACTACCTGCTGAAGCTGATATTGTTCTTGATGTGCGTTTTCTTCCTAATCCATATTTTGAGCCAACTTTACGTGAACGCACGGGTCTTGATAATGAGGTTGCACGCTATGCTCTAAGTTCTAAAGAAGCTGAAGATTTTTTAAATAGAACGGTGAATTATTTATCCTTTTTAATTCCACAATACCAACGAGAGGGCAAACGCTATCTTACAGTTGCTATAGGTTGCACAGGCGGTCGCCATCGCTCTGTTGCATCGGTTTGTGAACTTAAACAACGTCTAAAAACTGTGATGCCGATTAATTGTCGTCATCGCGATATTTAA
- the hprK gene encoding HPr(Ser) kinase/phosphatase: protein MKILTKALRDDTQFNLGLELLAGAAGLGRVIDHPRVQKPGLALAGFVQSIRPNRLQILGRTETEYLKTLEGPAQTSAIEMLFNSGLAGAVITTGLVPSTPLLEAAERHAVPLFRSHLSSGAFITRVHDFLEEHLSPEIALHGVLMDVFGVGVLITGPSGIGKSECALDLILRGHRLVADDVVFIKQRKDQLTGTGSPVTRHHMEVRGLGIINVRDLFGAASVREYKRIELVVEMITWHADTNYDRTGIEDQEEHILDAAVTKVRLPISPGRNVASIVEVASRDHLLKLQGHNAAKRFREALERQLADAPEQISAEIE, encoded by the coding sequence ATGAAAATTCTGACCAAGGCACTGCGTGACGATACGCAGTTTAATCTTGGGCTTGAGTTGCTCGCGGGCGCTGCCGGTCTTGGTCGCGTTATTGATCATCCGCGTGTACAAAAGCCAGGACTTGCTTTGGCTGGCTTTGTACAATCAATACGCCCCAATCGTTTGCAAATTCTTGGTCGCACTGAAACTGAATATCTAAAAACACTTGAAGGACCAGCGCAAACTTCAGCAATAGAAATGTTGTTTAATTCTGGTTTGGCAGGTGCCGTAATTACTACCGGATTAGTACCTTCAACACCTTTATTAGAAGCCGCCGAACGGCATGCCGTACCACTTTTCCGCTCTCATTTATCTTCTGGTGCCTTTATTACTCGGGTACATGATTTTCTTGAAGAGCATCTTTCTCCTGAAATCGCGCTGCACGGCGTATTAATGGATGTATTTGGTGTAGGCGTTTTAATCACTGGTCCATCAGGTATTGGCAAAAGTGAATGTGCACTTGATTTAATCTTACGTGGGCATCGTTTAGTTGCCGATGATGTAGTTTTTATTAAACAGCGTAAAGACCAGCTTACTGGCACAGGTTCACCGGTAACTCGCCACCACATGGAAGTTCGTGGTCTTGGCATTATCAATGTTAGAGACCTTTTTGGAGCCGCCTCAGTTCGTGAATACAAACGTATCGAATTAGTTGTTGAAATGATTACCTGGCATGCTGACACCAACTACGATCGAACAGGTATAGAAGATCAAGAAGAACATATTTTAGATGCCGCCGTAACAAAAGTTAGGCTACCTATCAGTCCTGGACGCAACGTTGCTTCTATTGTTGAAGTAGCTTCGCGAGACCACTTATTAAAACTACAAGGACATAATGCCGCAAAACGTTTTCGTGAAGCACTTGAAAGACAATTGGCTGATGCCCCTGAGCAAATTTCTGCGGAGATAGAATAA
- a CDS encoding PTS sugar transporter subunit IIA codes for MIIPELEAGDKESLIKDLSANLCRSEELQRVGCEAVYNALIAREKLGSTGVGESVAIPHAKISGLSKLVAAFSRSRNGIAFDAIDGQPVRLIFVLLVPENSAGTHLKALARIARLLKNAGFRDRLMNLPDASAIYDAFLEEDTKY; via the coding sequence ATGATTATCCCAGAGCTTGAAGCCGGGGATAAAGAATCATTAATTAAAGATCTCTCAGCAAATCTCTGTCGTAGCGAAGAGCTACAAAGAGTGGGCTGTGAGGCTGTTTATAATGCCTTAATTGCTAGAGAAAAATTAGGGTCTACTGGAGTTGGCGAAAGTGTTGCTATTCCGCATGCGAAAATTAGCGGTCTTAGCAAACTCGTCGCAGCCTTTAGTCGTAGCCGCAATGGTATTGCTTTTGATGCCATTGATGGACAACCAGTACGACTAATATTTGTACTGTTAGTTCCAGAAAATTCAGCTGGTACACATTTAAAGGCTTTAGCTCGTATTGCGCGTTTGCTTAAAAATGCTGGTTTTCGTGATCGTCTAATGAATTTACCTGATGCAAGTGCAATTTATGATGCCTTTTTAGAAGAAGACACTAAATATTGA